A region of Panicum virgatum strain AP13 chromosome 8N, P.virgatum_v5, whole genome shotgun sequence DNA encodes the following proteins:
- the LOC120686406 gene encoding uncharacterized protein LOC120686406: MFPASMPETELLPTTTKQTQISFAKVTQELTQSKNTDQRAHNKSQNDTNQQQEKETKKGKNEDPTTPTIDDPMKELRKYILLLATLVATVTYAAAFSPPGDVWQDTSAGHLAGEPIIRDTHRHWYLVFFYSNATAFAASLVVIVIILILASLDDKDASTSQLVSKYQKHDGRWRWVAVRPLQVAMVLDLLSLMAAYAAGTCRDTFTTIYSSLLVVGVVAYLLYQVGVACFTDSGGSGSGSVPVREQVDRRPPEPEVMIGSLPGNNSDSGSGRREEQPAGWWQLRHRLNEAVIASRSDKEAIRKRKVLMLLATFAVSVTYAGGLGTPGGFWGGGEDGHRPGDAILKDLHHARLATFFAFNTMSFAASLLIIVALLNRKLREAHAYVFIVVALVSLIGAYTAGSCRQTDTTVYVVSLVGAVLVYISFLLLLVWAASKISRTKTGKKLVDWANDAMLKQKSAAKPAVVTNDGGDNRNGRADQANPQEEKITEKQKAVEQARSLVLLLATLAATITYQAGLNPPGGFWQDNMNGNKAGDPILMTTNVGRYRAFYYCNSVSFVASLVATILAQKKLLLKHHVLEAVMILDLFGLIGAYAAGSSRDVSTSIYAMALAGAVLVYVVIHVIFITLDENTSRRSKEEGDELVEKTRKRLLLFAILVATITYQAGLTPPGGFLLQDDQSGHHAGDPILLYNFPRRYKAFFYCNTVSYMLSLALILLLVNPNLYRPAIRSHALSVCTAAGLFGLLGAYAAGSTQHLKTSIYTFVLVAVVIFFIGLLFLVFFFVGSSGAQPAAPTTGDNNTTQEQAMEATKKKKEKNEEHDMHAKRKYLMLLGILVASVTYQAGLAPPGRAWQSGGDGHEAGNPVMHDNRRPRYLAFFYSNSTSFMASIVVILLLLLPKNILVKDTELKRWHFVMNTTIVLDLLGLLGAYAAGSNRGWKTSVYVFVLVIAVAAYMAIHLFFSWISKRNKQPKQKDKGNDTAIHQCSSVLVEVEEPIQPNPSQQLL; the protein is encoded by the exons CATGAAGGAGCTCCGCAAGTACATCCTGCTGCTGGCCACGCTGGTGGCGACGGTGACGTACGCCGCCGCGTTCAGCCCGCCGGGGGACGTCTGGCAGGACACGTCCGCcggccacctcgccggcgagcccaTCATCCGGGACACCCACCGCCACTGGTACCTGGTCTTCTTCTACTCCAACGCCACCGCGTTCGCCGCGTCGCTTGTGGTCATCGTCATCATCCTCATCCTTGCCTCCCTCGACGACAAGgacgcctccacctcccaactCGTCAGCAAGtaccagaagcacgacggccgcTGGCGCTGGGTCGCCGTCCGGCCGCTGCAGGTGGCCATGGTGCTGGACCTGCTCAGCCTCATGGCAGCCTACGCTGCCGGCACCTGCCGGGACACCTTCACCACCATCTACTCCTCGCTGCTGGTGGTCGGCGTCGTCGCCTACCTCCTCTATCAGGTGGGGGTGGCCTGCTTCACCGACTccggcggctccggctccggtagtgTTCCCGTACGCGAACAAGTCGATAGGCgcccccctgagcctgaggtgATGATTGGTTCCCTGCCGGGCAACAACTccgactccggctccggtaGACGCGAAGAGCAGCCTGCTGGCTGGTGGCAACTCCGACACCGGCTCAACGAGGCGGTGATTGCTTCGCGGTCTGACAAGGAAGCGATCCGCAAGCGCAAGGTCCTGATGCTTCTCGCGACGTTCGCGGTGAGCGTCACGTACGCGGGCGGGCTGGGCACGCCGGGGGGCttctggggcggcggcgaggacggccaCCGCCCCGGCGACGCCATTCTCAAGGATCTTCACCACGCGCGCCTGGCCACGTTCTTCGCCTTCAACACCATGTCATTCGCCGCGTCGCTGCTCATCATCGTGGCGCTCCTCAACAGGAAGCTCCGGGAGGCACATGCCTACGTGTTCATCGTGGTCGCGCTGGTCAGCCTCATCGGCGCCTACACCGCCGGCAGCTGCAGGCAGACCGACACCACCGTCTACGTGGTCAGCTTGGTTGGTGCCGTCCTGGTATACATCTCGTTCCTCCTGTTGCTTGTTTGGGCTGCTTCCAAGATAAGCAGGACCAAGACTGGTAAAAAATTGGTTGATTGGGCCAACGACGCCATGTTGAAGCAAAAATCAGCAGCAAAACCAGCAGTAGTAACAAATGATGGTGGGGACAACAGGAATGGCAG GGCGGATCAAGCTAATCCTCAGGAAGAAAAGATAACGGAGAAGCAGAAAGCAGTGGAACAAGCTCGATCTCTTGTCCTGCTTCTTGCCACTCTTGCGGCGACAATTACCTATCAAGCAGGGCTGAACCCGCCGGGTGGTTTTTGGCAGGACAACATGAACGGCAACAAGGCCGGTGACCCAATCCTTATGACGACGAATGTCGGGCGCTACAGGGCTTTCTACTACTGCAACTCGGTTTCCTTCGTGGCGTCCTTAGTCGCCACCATCTTAGCCCAAAAGAAGCTTCTGCTAAAGCACCATGTCCTCGAGGCAGTGATGATACTGGACCTGTTCGGCCTCATCGGTGCGTACGCCGCCGGAAGCAGCCGGGATGTGAGCACCTCCATTTACGCCATGGCCTTGGCCGGTGCCGTCCTCGTCTATGTGGTGATCCATGTCATCTTCATCACGCTGGACGAGAACACGAGCAGAAGAAGCAAGGAAGAGGGTGATGAGTTGGTGGAGAAGACGCGCAAGCGGTTGCTCCTCTTCGCGATCTTGGTGGCGACCATCACCTACCAAGCCGGCCTCACTCCTCCAGGTGGTTTCCTGCTCCAAGACGACCAGTCCGGGCACCACGCTGGCGACCCGATCCTCCTGTACAACTTTCCGCGCCGCTACAAGGCCTTCTTCTACTGCAACACGGTGAGCTACATGCTGTCCCTcgccctcatcctcctcctcgtcaaCCCCAACCTGTACAGGCCAGCCATTCGAAGCCACGCGCTATCCGTCTGCACGGCGGCAGGATTGTTCGGCCTTTTGGGCGCCTACGCCGCCGGAAGCACACAGCACCTCAAGACATCCATCTACACATTCGTGCTGGTGGCAGTGGTCATCTTCTTCATAGGACTGTTGTTCCTGGTGTTTTTCTTCGTGGGCAGCAGCGGCGCACAACCGGCGGCGCCCACCACCGGCGACAACAACACGACACAAGAACAAGCAATGGAGGCcaccaagaaaaagaaagagaagaatgaAGAACATGACATGCATGCCAAGCGCAAGTACCTCATGCTGCTAGGAATCCTTGTGGCAAGCGTCACCTACCAGGCCGGCCTGGCACCGCCAGGCAGAGCTTGGCAGAGCGGCGGTGATGGGCACGAGGCCGGCAACCCGGTCATGCATGACAACAGGAGGCCCCGGTACCTCGCCTTCTTCTACAGCAATTCCACTTCGTTCATGGCATCCATTGTGGTCATCCTGCTCCTACTGCTACCGAAGAATATATTGGTAAAGGATACAGAGCTCAAGAGGTGGCATTTTGTGATGAACACAACAATTGTGCTGGATCTGCTTGGCCTCCTAGGTGCCTACGCAGCCGGCTCAAACAGAGGGTGGAAGACATCTGTGTATGTCTTCGTTCTTGTCATAGCCGTGGCGGCCTACATGGCAATCCATCTCTTTTTCTCCTGGATCAGCAAGAGAAACAAACAGCCGAAGCAGAAAGATAAGGGGAATGACACAGCAATACACCAATGCAGCTCTGTTCTTGTGGAGGTAGAGGAGCCAATCCAGCCAAACCCAAGCCAGCAGCTCCTCTAG
- the LOC120686716 gene encoding UDP-glycosyltransferase 83A1-like produces MAKPHILMVPLPAQGHVTPMMELSHRLVEHGFEVTFVNTEEPHARVVGALQAEGGTTALAGIHLASIPDGLEQGERLDVGKVADSYDRHIPGHLERLIAEMEASGRPKVNWIVCDVYMWPSFVVAKKFGIRVAALWPAAAACLAFNIKIPKLIKDGFVNDQGLPERDETVQLAPGVPPLHTSQLPWINFIAPAWQRALFELGTKTEELSTLAEVVVCNSFRELEAGAFTLLPKNVLPVGPLTTDPELRKPVGQLLPEDTRCLPWLDAQPDGSVVYVAFGSSTIFDPRQFRELAEGLELAGRPFLWVVRADFTTGDLSKEWFDEFKARVAGTGMVVSWCPQQKVLAHHAVACFVSHCGWNSTVEGARSGVPFLCWPYFSDQFLDRSYVTDVWRTGLAVSPDADGIVTKEELKSKVEKVVGDSEIRERARLLRDAAGRAIDQGGDSYENIRKFVDLLRQ; encoded by the exons ATGGCCAAGCCCCACATCCTCATGGTGCCGCTGCCGGCCCAGGGCCACGTCACCCCCATGATGGAGCTCTCCCACCGATTAGTCGAGCACGGCTTCGAGGTCACGTTCGTCAACACCGAAGAGCCTCACGCGCGGGTCGTCGGCGCACTGCAAGCGGAGGGCGGCACGACGGCGCTGGCCGGCATCCACCTGGCGTCCATCCCAGACGGGCTGGAGCAGGGGGAGCGCTTGGACGTCGGCAAGGTCGCCGACTCCTACGACCGGCACATTCCGGGGCACCTGGAGCGGCTCATCGCCGAAATGGAGGCGTCCGGGAGACCCAAGGTGAACTGGATCGTCTGCGACGTGTACATGTGGCCGTCCTTCGTCGTCGCCAAAAAGTTCGGCATCCGCGTGGCCGCActctggccggcggcggcggcgtgcttaGCCTTTAATATCAAGATCCCCAAGTTGATAAAGGATGGGTTCGTCAACGACCAGG GTTTGCCAGAGCGTGATGAGACGGTCCAGCTTGCCCCCGGAGTCCCGCCGCTGCACACGTCGCAGCTGCCGTGGATCAACTTCATCGCGCCCGCCTGGCAGAGGGCCTTGTTCGAGCTGGGCACCAAGACGGAGGAGCTCAGCACGCTCGCCGAGGTGGTGGTGTGCAACTCTTTCCGCGAGCTCGAGGCCGGCGCGTTCACCCTCCTGCCCAAGAACGTCCTGCCCGTCGGGCCCCTGACCACCGACCCGGAGCTCCGGAAGCCCGTCGGGCAGCTGCTGCCGGAGGACACCCGGTGCCTCCCGTGGCTCGACGCCCAGCCCGACGGGTCCGTCGTGTACGTGGCGTTCGGCAGCTCGACCATCTTCGACCCGCGCCAGTTCCGGGAGCTCGCCGAGGggctggagctcgccggccggccgttcCTCTGGGTGGTGCGCGCGGACTTCACCACCGGCGACCTGAGCAAGGAGTGGTTCGACGAGTTCAAAGCCCGCGTCGCGGGCACGGGGATGGTGGTCAGCTGGTGCCCCCAGCAGAAGGTCCTGGCGCACCACGCGGTGGCGTGCTTCGTGTCGCACTGCGGCTGGAACTCGACAGTGGAGGGCGCCAGGAGCGGCGTGCCGTTCCTGTGCTGGCCCTACTTCTCCGACCAGTTTCTGGACCGGAGCTACGTCACCGACGTGTGGCGGACCGGCCTGGCTGTGTCGCCCGATGCTGACGGGATCGTGACCAAGGAGGAGCTCAAGAGCAAGGTGGAGAAGGTCGTCGGCGACAGCGAGATCAGGGAGCGGGCGCGGCTGCTCAGGgacgcggccggccgggccatTGACCAAGGGGGAGACTCGTACGAGAACATCCGAAAGTTCGTGGACCTGCTGCGTCAATGA